DNA sequence from the Streptomyces sp. CA-210063 genome:
CGAACAACTGCCCGCTGATCCGGGTGAGCGCGTCCTGGACGCCGTAGAGGAGCCCGGCCGCGACCGCCAGGAGCACCGGCGCGGCGCTGAGCCGGGACCGCTTCGCGTACGCCGTGAGCAGGAGTGCGAGCCCCACCATGACGCCGATGATCAGCCACTGCCGGAAGGGGCCGCCGACCGCCGCACCGCCCTCCGGCCGCCCGGCGACGATGAACGCGGTGACACCGCCCGCGAGCAGCACCAGCCCCGCCCAGCCCTGGCGGCCCAGCGGCTGCCGGGTCCGCCGGCGGGAGAGGGCGAGCGCGAAGAGCAGGTTGGTGGCGAGCAGGGGCTCCACGAGAGAGACCTGGCCGTGGCCGAGCGCGATCGCGCCCAGAGCCATGCCGCACACCATCAGCCCGATCCCGCCGAGCCAGCGCGGCACGCGGATCAGGTCGAGGAGCAGCCGGGGCGACAGGAAGTCGCCCAGCGGGGCATGCGAAGCGGCCTGCTGCTGGAGCACGAAACCGAAACCCAGACAGCAGGCGGCGCCTACGGAGAGAAGGAGAACGAGAACCGACACGCGGAATACCTCGGGTCGTGGGGCGGGCCGCGGCGACCGTCCCACCGGACATCCCGCTCGGCATCCCGGCCGGAGGGTGATTTGTGCCCCGACGGGTGGCCCGATACGTATTCGGACGACCTTAGCCGCGCCATCGGTGAGC
Encoded proteins:
- a CDS encoding DMT family transporter — translated: MSVLVLLLSVGAACCLGFGFVLQQQAASHAPLGDFLSPRLLLDLIRVPRWLGGIGLMVCGMALGAIALGHGQVSLVEPLLATNLLFALALSRRRTRQPLGRQGWAGLVLLAGGVTAFIVAGRPEGGAAVGGPFRQWLIIGVMVGLALLLTAYAKRSRLSAAPVLLAVAAGLLYGVQDALTRISGQLFAEVGWGGLFTSWQPYGVVLLGVTGLLLVQSAFETAPLRMSLPALTAAQPLAGIACGVGFLGDRLRMDAGAVAWEVTGLAGIVVGVVLLGMHPAMPCGSAGGTRESSGVRVA